Proteins encoded by one window of Candidatus Saccharibacteria bacterium:
- the mnmA gene encoding tRNA 2-thiouridine(34) synthase MnmA, translating into MSRVFVGLSGGVDSSVAAALLKDQGHEVIGVYMKNWSHDVAGHHCPWREDLASARSVAAHLQIPLKVYDFEREYFDTVAKYMIDTYKAGLTPNPDIMCNSEIKFKLFLSKCRADGAEMIATGHYAKIIDGQLCKAKDASKDQTYFLYRMPGSAAKKTIFPLGELAKTQVRILARKYKLPTANRADSQGLCFVGPVPMRDFLAEFVRPKPGDIVSERGNKIGQHQGAFYYTIGQRHGLGVGGGQPYFVYKVDTKANVVHVTTDEDSTLLKRNNFKINDCVWWQEPETGKEYTVKVRYRVKAIACTITPRFPVTSTGVEKSSQISRQARDDTWTVKLTKPERAIAPGQSAVLYDGNKVAGGGIIEPF; encoded by the coding sequence GTGTCTAGGGTCTTTGTTGGGCTTTCGGGCGGAGTCGACAGCTCGGTGGCTGCGGCCTTACTTAAAGACCAGGGCCACGAAGTTATAGGTGTGTACATGAAAAACTGGAGTCACGATGTGGCCGGCCATCACTGCCCGTGGCGCGAGGATCTGGCTAGTGCTCGCTCGGTGGCCGCGCACCTCCAGATCCCCCTGAAAGTCTATGACTTTGAAAGAGAGTATTTCGATACTGTCGCTAAATATATGATCGATACCTACAAAGCTGGTCTAACCCCCAATCCCGATATTATGTGCAATTCTGAGATTAAATTTAAGCTGTTTTTAAGTAAGTGTCGGGCTGATGGCGCCGAAATGATCGCTACTGGCCATTATGCCAAGATCATCGACGGCCAACTTTGTAAGGCCAAGGACGCCAGTAAGGACCAAACTTATTTTTTGTATCGCATGCCAGGGAGCGCGGCTAAGAAAACAATTTTCCCGCTTGGTGAGCTTGCCAAAACTCAAGTTCGTATATTGGCTCGTAAGTACAAATTACCTACAGCCAACCGAGCCGATAGTCAGGGGTTGTGTTTTGTAGGGCCGGTGCCCATGCGCGATTTTTTGGCTGAGTTTGTAAGGCCTAAACCAGGTGATATCGTGAGCGAGAGAGGCAACAAAATAGGCCAACATCAGGGTGCGTTTTATTACACCATTGGTCAGCGTCATGGCCTTGGAGTTGGCGGCGGCCAACCCTACTTTGTATACAAAGTTGATACAAAAGCCAACGTAGTGCACGTAACAACAGATGAGGACTCAACCCTTCTCAAGAGAAATAATTTTAAGATAAATGACTGCGTTTGGTGGCAAGAGCCAGAAACCGGCAAAGAATATACAGTTAAGGTTCGATATCGTGTCAAGGCAATTGCTTGCACTATTACCCCGCGTTTTCCTGTCACTTCGACCGGGGTGGAAAAGTCTAGCCAGATCTCTCGACAAGCTCGAGACGACACCTGGACGGTCAAACTCACAAAACCAGAACGGGCAATAGCTCCTGGCCAATCGGCTGTTTTGTACGATGGCAACAAGGTGGCGGGTGGCGGCATTATCGAACCCTTCTAA
- a CDS encoding alanine--tRNA ligase, producing the protein MKTAEIRQKFLDFFKSKDHAIIPSAPVVPEHDPTVLFTTAGMHPLVPYLLGQPHPQGKRLADSQKVVRTTDIDEVGDYSHLTFFEMLGNWSLGDYFKQDSITWSWEFLTDKKWMGIDPHKLYITVYEGDGEVPKDDESIKIWQELYKKVGIEAKEGERILALGHDDNWWGGVETGAAGPDTEIFYYLGSDKNPKFDTESTDFVEIWNNVFMTYRANKDGSYTELPNKNVDTGMGLERMAVAMQGVDNVYETDSVHEILETVEAYARNVHKTVFEETSPESSLRAARIITDHSRTVTFMSADGVSPGNKDQGYVMRRLARRAIREGLVLGIQSDLFKNIVPKVIEIYGDAYPELNDREAEIMSTLEREEKVFRSTLARGLKEFERLLRDKKDLNGATAFTLYDTYGFPKELSLEEAKRVGLPVAQDFENQFEIEMEKQRERSRTATAGQFKGGLADDSEVATKYHTATHLMYRALRNVLGDHVVQRGSNITAERMRFDFSHHEKMTPEQIKEVEDMVNDVIHKDMPMSFEEMPKDTAFEKGALGAFGEKYPDVVKVYTVGDPEGDWYSKEICGGPHVKHTGEIGKFKITKEESSSAGVRRIKAVIE; encoded by the coding sequence ATGAAAACCGCAGAAATACGGCAGAAATTCTTAGATTTCTTTAAATCTAAAGACCACGCCATTATCCCCAGTGCACCGGTGGTGCCCGAGCACGATCCAACGGTGCTGTTTACAACTGCCGGCATGCACCCTTTGGTGCCCTATCTGTTGGGTCAACCACACCCGCAAGGCAAGCGCCTGGCTGACAGTCAAAAGGTGGTTCGAACCACCGATATCGATGAAGTTGGTGATTACTCTCACCTAACTTTTTTCGAGATGCTTGGCAACTGGAGCTTGGGCGACTACTTTAAACAAGACTCAATTACCTGGAGCTGGGAATTTTTGACCGACAAAAAGTGGATGGGTATAGATCCACACAAACTATACATAACTGTCTACGAGGGTGATGGTGAGGTGCCGAAAGATGATGAGTCTATCAAGATCTGGCAAGAGCTGTACAAAAAGGTTGGCATCGAAGCCAAAGAAGGTGAGCGAATCCTTGCTCTGGGACACGACGATAACTGGTGGGGCGGGGTAGAAACAGGCGCAGCCGGCCCAGATACCGAGATCTTCTATTATCTAGGCAGCGATAAAAATCCCAAGTTCGATACCGAAAGCACCGATTTTGTGGAGATTTGGAATAACGTGTTTATGACTTACCGTGCCAATAAGGATGGTAGCTACACTGAATTACCAAACAAAAATGTGGATACCGGCATGGGCTTGGAACGCATGGCTGTAGCCATGCAGGGCGTAGATAATGTTTACGAAACCGACTCTGTGCACGAAATCCTGGAGACAGTCGAGGCTTATGCTCGCAACGTGCACAAAACCGTTTTTGAGGAAACCTCACCTGAATCATCGCTGCGCGCAGCTCGAATTATCACCGATCATAGCCGCACAGTTACTTTTATGTCGGCCGATGGTGTAAGCCCTGGTAACAAAGACCAAGGCTATGTAATGCGCCGGCTGGCTCGCCGCGCAATTCGCGAAGGCCTGGTATTGGGAATTCAAAGCGACTTATTTAAAAACATAGTGCCAAAAGTGATTGAGATTTATGGCGATGCTTACCCGGAGCTTAACGACCGGGAGGCAGAAATTATGAGCACTCTCGAACGCGAAGAAAAAGTATTTCGCTCAACACTAGCTCGTGGCCTTAAAGAGTTTGAGCGCCTATTACGCGACAAAAAAGACCTGAATGGCGCAACTGCCTTCACCCTTTACGACACCTATGGATTTCCAAAAGAGCTTAGCCTAGAAGAGGCTAAACGAGTTGGCTTGCCAGTAGCTCAAGATTTTGAAAACCAATTCGAGATCGAGATGGAAAAGCAACGCGAACGTAGTCGAACCGCCACAGCTGGGCAATTCAAGGGCGGCTTGGCCGATGATAGTGAGGTTGCCACCAAGTACCACACTGCTACACACCTTATGTACCGCGCTCTGCGTAATGTGCTGGGTGATCATGTGGTGCAACGCGGATCCAATATTACGGCTGAGCGTATGCGCTTCGATTTTTCGCATCACGAAAAAATGACTCCAGAGCAGATCAAAGAGGTGGAAGACATGGTGAACGATGTGATCCACAAAGACATGCCCATGAGTTTTGAGGAAATGCCGAAAGATACAGCTTTCGAGAAAGGTGCTTTGGGTGCCTTTGGCGAGAAGTACCCCGATGTGGTGAAAGTTTATACCGTGGGTGATCCAGAGGGGGATTGGTATTCCAAAGAAATTTGTGGTGGCCCGCACGTTAAACACACCGGCGAAATAGGTAAATTTAAGATAACCAAAGAAGAGTCGTCGTCAGCGGGCGTGCGCCGCATTAAAGCCGTTATCGAATAG
- a CDS encoding CDP-alcohol phosphatidyltransferase family protein yields the protein MSQVIPINDQARAGLEQPSRWQADRSAYAKLGKDLLAGLEATFRFVFVLLASPILIVLMPLRRLWVVKMTANIMSFARLVVAPVVILGYFLPSILQQGDITKWTTWVVGIALLDGIDGPCARYLDAETDLGKILDPLADKIMMVCLVLAYVIGTIHETGWLLVPPLLVVIVWVFHVELNLVKVSTKLIAPMVLRMEVAHPGANVWGKIKFNVQMAAFLVGFMFLIHDPTNQFGPVTTVVLLGIARWLADKSLTRHRWEYIWLVVLSQINPPAPQVDVQFPIRLALATRFPLERFGRVA from the coding sequence ATGAGCCAAGTTATACCTATCAACGACCAGGCTCGGGCCGGTCTCGAGCAACCCTCGCGTTGGCAGGCCGATCGGTCAGCCTACGCCAAACTAGGCAAGGATCTGCTGGCGGGGCTCGAAGCAACCTTTCGGTTCGTCTTTGTGCTACTCGCCTCACCAATCTTGATCGTGCTTATGCCGCTACGACGGCTGTGGGTGGTCAAGATGACAGCCAACATCATGAGCTTTGCACGGCTGGTGGTAGCGCCGGTTGTGATCTTGGGCTACTTCTTGCCCTCGATCCTTCAACAGGGCGATATCACCAAGTGGACCACTTGGGTGGTAGGTATAGCCCTGCTCGACGGTATTGACGGACCCTGCGCCCGCTATCTCGATGCCGAAACCGACCTGGGCAAGATACTCGACCCGTTGGCCGACAAGATCATGATGGTCTGCCTGGTGTTGGCCTATGTAATCGGCACCATCCACGAAACCGGTTGGCTGCTGGTACCGCCCTTGTTGGTGGTAATCGTGTGGGTCTTCCATGTTGAACTCAACCTGGTCAAGGTTTCGACCAAATTGATTGCGCCCATGGTGCTCCGTATGGAGGTTGCCCATCCTGGTGCTAACGTCTGGGGCAAGATCAAGTTCAACGTGCAGATGGCAGCGTTCTTGGTGGGGTTCATGTTCCTGATCCACGATCCCACCAACCAGTTCGGCCCGGTTACAACCGTGGTTCTGCTAGGCATTGCCCGATGGTTAGCCGACAAGAGTCTGACTCGCCACCGTTGGGAATACATCTGGCTGGTAGTGCTAAGCCAGATCAACCCCCCGGCGCCGCAAGTAGACGTTCAATTCCCGATCCGGTTGGCTCTGGCCACCAGATTCCCGCTCGAGAGGTTCGGCCGAGTGGCTTAA
- a CDS encoding WhiB family transcriptional regulator, with amino-acid sequence MRDDDWMARGACRFEPPAKFFPSDGVGVEIAKRVCATCPVKDPCLEYALEHHLDHGVWGATSERQRRRILKKRKQPDNPSQIGV; translated from the coding sequence ATGCGCGATGACGATTGGATGGCTCGCGGCGCGTGCCGGTTCGAGCCACCCGCAAAATTTTTTCCCAGCGATGGAGTGGGGGTGGAGATCGCCAAGCGCGTCTGTGCCACCTGCCCGGTCAAGGATCCGTGCCTTGAGTATGCACTCGAGCACCATCTCGATCACGGCGTGTGGGGCGCTACCAGCGAACGCCAACGACGGCGAATACTCAAGAAACGCAAACAACCCGACAACCCGAGCCAAATCGGAGTCTGA